The genomic window CTCGTGCGGCGTTTCTAACGGAGTCACAAAATCATGACCACCTTTCCCGGTTCACCAAAATTGCTCAAGGGCGGCATCGTGCTGATCGATCCGGACACGGCGCAGGTGCAGCGAATTATTGCGTTGCAATACAACCCTGAGTCGCTCAGTCGCACATTACAGGTACAAGGGGTGAGCGAGGGTGGGGATCGATCCGAAGCACTTCGGCTCAAGGGGCCGGCGGTGGAGACCATCAAGCTGGATGCGGAAATCGACGCGACCGACGATATGGAAGCCGGCGATCCCAGGGTCGGGGAAGCTGGGATTTCCCCGCAGCTGGCGGCGCTCGAAACCCTGCTGTATCCAAGCACGGGGCAATTGACCACCAACAATACGCTGTCCAGTCTGGGAACGCTAGAAATTCTCCCGATGGAGACGGCATTGCCACTGTTTGTGTTCGGGCAGCATCGTGTCATCCCGGTGCGGTTGACCGATTTCAGTGTCACCGAAGAGGCCTTCGATCCGAACCTCAATCCCATCCGCGCGAAGGTCAGTTTGGGGATGCGGGTGCTGTCCGTCGACGATGTGGGGTTTACGCATAAGGCCGGCAGTTTGTTCATGAGTTATCTGCAACAAAAGGAAGGCCTGCGCGCGAAGGCGCAGGCGGGCACATTAGGAGCGTTAGGGCTGACGGGCATTCCGTGAAGGTAGCGGTGAGCCATCAGCGGTCAGCAATCAGGTGGCAGGTGTCAGGTGACAGCTGTCAGCGATAAGGTGATACGAGGACTTGGACTATACCCTGAAAAGCTTAACTGCATGCGAGATTTCAAAACGCTGAACGTATGGAAGACTGCGCATCGATTGACCCTGAAGGTCTATAGAGTCTGTGCATCGTTCCCGAAGGATGAGGCCTACGGGTTAGTCAGTCAGATGAGACGAGCTAGTGTCTCGATAGCGTCGAACATCGCTGAGGGTTGCGGAAGAGAGAGCAACTTGGAAATGGCGAGGTTTCTTTCCATCGCTGCGGGATCGGCTAGTGAATTGCAGTACCAGATACTGTTGGCAAGAGATCTGGGGATGCTTGACCAAGGCAGTTGTGCAGACTTGGAACGAAACGTCATCGAAGTGCGAAAAATGGCTTCGTCGTTCATGACGAAGCTGAAAACAAAAAGGCTGACACCTGATACCTGATTGCTGACCGCTGACACCTGACCGCTACATGGAGTTCATATGGCCGACCCATTACAGGCGTTATTGGACAGCGCACTGAAGCCGAATCCCTTTCCGCCGACGAGCCGGTACTACGGCGTGAAGACTACGTCGGTCGTCGGGAGTGACGGGACGATGGTGGTGCATCTGCAGCGGCGATTCGTGCCGGCGAGCGACCGCTTTACCGTCGTGCAGGAACATCGGGTGACGTCGGGCGAGCGGCTCGATCTCCTCGCCAGTACGTATCTAGGCGATCCGGAGCAATATTGGCGATTGTGTGATGCGAACGATGCGGTGCGGCCGGACGCGCTCGTCGAACGGCTGGATGCGGTCGTGCACATCGCGTTGCCGGACGGTGTCACGGGGGTTTCCAGTGCTTAAGGGTGTTCACCTGACATTGCTGGCGGGGCCGGTGGTCCCGTTTCCCGTGCCTCAGCCGGTGCTGGACGCGCTGACCGACGTGCAGGTGACCAGCGCAACCGGCACGGCCGGCGGATTTCAGCTGCAGTTCACGATTCAAAACAAGTCGCCCTTGCAGCAGGCCTTTCTCGTGGCCGCGACCCAGACACCGATGATGCGCGTCATCCTGGTGGCGACCATCAATTTCATTCCCCACGTGTTGATGGACGGCGTCATCACGAATCAAGAAATCACCTCCGGCGACAAGCCGGGCGAGTCGAGGCTGGCGATCACCGGCGAGGATCTCACCAAAGTCATGGATCTGCAGGCGTTTGACGGCTTGCCGTTTCCTGCCATGCCGGCCAATCTGCGCGTCACCGCGATTCTGGCGAAGTACGCGGTCTTCGGCGTGATCCCGCTGGCTATCCCGCCGATCGGCTTCGATGTGCCGATTCCCACGATGCGGATTCCGTCGCAGCAGGGAACCGATCTGAATTACATCCTCCAATTGGCGGAGGCCGCTGGGTACGTCTTCTATATCGATCCGGGGCCGGTCCCCGGCACGAACACGGCCTATTGGGGCCCGCAACTCAAGGTCGGCATTCCCCAACCGGCGCTCAATGTCGACATGGATGCCGACCGAAATGTGGAGTCGCTCAATTTCCAATTCAACTCGACGAAGAAGGACCTGCCCATCGTGATGATCCATAACGCGTTGACGAAGATTCCCATTCCTATTCCGATCCCCGACATCAATCCGTTGCAGCCGCCGTTGGGCCTGGTCGGTCCGCCGGTCACGAAGCTCTCGATGTTGAAGGCGACGGGAAAACTCTCGGCGCCGGAAGCGCTCAATGAAGGCCTGAAGGCGTCGAGCGAGTCGATGGACGCGGTGACGGGAAGCGGGTCGCTGGATGTCGCGCGGTATGGCCGACTGCTGACGGCGCGCGGCCTGGTCGGGGTGCGTGGCGCGGGGTTGGCCTTTGACGGGTTGTACTATGTGGACAGCGTGACCACGACCATCAAGCGTGGGAGCTGTAAACAGAGCTTCCGTCTCACGCGGAACGGGTTGGTCTCCATCACTCCACTGGTGCCGGTATGAGCGACGCGCAGAAATATTACGGCAAGTATCGCGGCACGGTGTTGAACAATATCGATCCCATGCAGATGGGGCGCCTTCAAGTGCAGGTGCCGGACGTCGCGGGATTGATTCCGACCTCCTGGGCCATGCCCTGTTTCCCCGCCAGCGGCAAACAGATGGGCGCTTACATGCTGCCGCAAATCGGCGCGGGCGTCTGGGTGGAGTTTGAGCAGGGCAACATGGACTATCCGATCTGGAGCGGTTGTTGGTACGGCAGCGTGGCCGAAGTGCCGGTACTCGCGCTCGCCGGGATTCCCGCCAGCCCGAACATCGTGCTGCAGACGGGAGCGCAAAACGCGATCGTGATCAGCGATGTGCCAGGTCCGACGGGCGGGATTATGCTCAAGAGCGCCACCGGGGCGACACTCATCGTGAACGATACGGGAATCTACATTCAGAACGGGAAGGGCGCAATGGTGACGCTGGTGGGACCGGCGGTGACCATTAACAACGGCGCGTTGACGATCATCTGAATGAAGCGATCAGCAGTCAGCGTTCAGCTCTCAGGAAGTCGCAGACGGCTGATAGCCGATTGCTGAGAGCCATAATTGCTGACGGCTGAGTGCTGACAGCTGAACGCTAAGGAGACATCATGCCTGGATTCTTGCTGCACCTCGGGGCGACGGTCATGTGTGCACATGCGGGGCAGGCAACGCCGGTGGCGCCGAATCCGCGCGTGCTCGTCGGCGGGCAACCGACGGTGCCGTTGAATAGCGCCTATGTGGTGGCCGGCTGCACGCTGCCGCCGCCGATAGCCGCGAACGGTCCCTGCGTCACCGCGCAATACATCACGGCGGCAACCAGAGTGACGAGCAACGGGTTGCCGCTGTTGTTGATCGATAGTCAGGCAATCTGCGCGCCCTCCGGCACGCCCTTGATCGCCTCGGTCACTCAAACCAGGGTCACGGGAGTCTAACGATGACGCAGGTAGATTTTCCCTATCGGTTCGATGCGCGCGGCCGCACCGCGGGCACGGACGACGACGACCATATTCGCGATCTGATCGAGCAGGTGCTGTTCACCCAGCCCGGTGAACGGGTGATGCGGCCGGATTTTGGCAGCGGCCTGTTGCAGTTGGTGTTCTCGCCCAACAGTGTGGTGCTGGCGGCCACTACGCAGGTCCTGGTGCAGAGTTCGTTGCAGCGATGGCTTGGCGACTGGATCGTGGTGGAGTCGGTGCAGGTGGAGGCCGTGGATTCGACCTTGC from Nitrospira sp. includes these protein-coding regions:
- a CDS encoding four helix bundle protein, producing the protein MRDFKTLNVWKTAHRLTLKVYRVCASFPKDEAYGLVSQMRRASVSIASNIAEGCGRESNLEMARFLSIAAGSASELQYQILLARDLGMLDQGSCADLERNVIEVRKMASSFMTKLKTKRLTPDT
- a CDS encoding LysM domain-containing protein; translated protein: MADPLQALLDSALKPNPFPPTSRYYGVKTTSVVGSDGTMVVHLQRRFVPASDRFTVVQEHRVTSGERLDLLASTYLGDPEQYWRLCDANDAVRPDALVERLDAVVHIALPDGVTGVSSA
- a CDS encoding baseplate assembly protein encodes the protein MSDAQKYYGKYRGTVLNNIDPMQMGRLQVQVPDVAGLIPTSWAMPCFPASGKQMGAYMLPQIGAGVWVEFEQGNMDYPIWSGCWYGSVAEVPVLALAGIPASPNIVLQTGAQNAIVISDVPGPTGGIMLKSATGATLIVNDTGIYIQNGKGAMVTLVGPAVTINNGALTII
- a CDS encoding GPW/gp25 family protein — its product is MTQVDFPYRFDARGRTAGTDDDDHIRDLIEQVLFTQPGERVMRPDFGSGLLQLVFSPNSVVLAATTQVLVQSSLQRWLGDWIVVESVQVEAVDSTLQVTVQYVIRQTGTRVVGTFVQGGAA